One Trichormus variabilis 0441 genomic window, CACCGATTAAAATCTTGGCCCCTTCTTCACGGGCAATATTCATATATTCATGTACCCGTTGCAACTGTCGGTTATTGATTATCGGGCCGATATCTGTCTCAGGTTCTGTACCAGCACCCAAGCGTAGTTGGCTGGTGCGTTCACGCAGCATGGTTGTAAATTTTTCTTTGATATCACGATGTAAAATTAAGCGACTGGTAGCTGTACATCGTTGTCCTGTTGTGCCGAAGGCTCCCCACAATGCCCCATCAAGGGCAAGTTCTAAATCTGCATCTTCCATCACCACTTGGGCATTTTTCCCACCCATCTCCAAACAGACGCGCTTGTGAGTGCGCCCACAAGTCTCACCAACATAGGCACCAGTGGCGGAAGAACCAGTAAATGAAACTAAATCAATATTTGGATGTTCGACTAAAGCTTTCCCTGCTTCTTCCCCGACTCCATGCACCAAGTTAATTACACCCGGTGGTAAACCTGCGGCGGCGAAAATCTCAATTAATTTTGTGGCACAGGCGGGGGTGTCTTCCGCAGGTTTGAGAATCACCGTATTACCACAAACCAAAGCTGGCATTGCTTTCCAGCAAGGAATGGCTACGGGGAAGTTCCAGGGAGTAATTAAAGCACAAACTCCGATGGGCATTCGCACTGTCATGGCGAATTTGTTGGGCATTTCGGATGGTGTGGTTTGCCCAAACAGTCGCCGTCCTTCACCAGCGCTATAAAATGCACAGTCAACACCTTCCTGCACATCGCCCCTAGCTTCAGTTATGGGTTTACCCATTTCCCGACTAATTAATTGGGCTAGTTCTTCTTTATGTTGGAGTAATAATTCACCGACGCGAAAGATATATTCGGCTCTGGCTGGGGCTGGGACTTTGCGCCAACTGCCATAGGCTTGACGGGCGGCGGTGACGGCTCTATCTGTATCGTCAGCTTGAGAACGGGGGAAAGTAGCAACAATTTCGCTCTTGTTAGCAGGGTTGTGACTGTTGAGGGTGGTTTCTGTGGCGGCGTTTAACCATTGACCATTGATGTAATTTTGGCAGTTTAGGGGAGTTTTCATATAAATTTAAAATTCAAAATTTAAAGTTAGAGAATTTATGATTCAGCACTCACCACTAATTTAAGGTACTAATGCCAAAACTCCCACTGGCGAACCTGAGCCACCGCGTAATCTAAGGATTGCGATCGCCAGATTACTACCTTTTGCTGGTAGTTGATGCAAATTTGTCAAATTTTCTAACACAATACCTTGTTGCGCCAATACTAAGCGGTTGGTAGCAAAACTGGTGTCTTGTCCAGGGTCTACACCATGAGTATCGATTCCTACGCCTGCAATCTGTCGCTCATCCAAGAGAAATTGGGTT contains:
- a CDS encoding aldehyde dehydrogenase family protein; protein product: MKTPLNCQNYINGQWLNAATETTLNSHNPANKSEIVATFPRSQADDTDRAVTAARQAYGSWRKVPAPARAEYIFRVGELLLQHKEELAQLISREMGKPITEARGDVQEGVDCAFYSAGEGRRLFGQTTPSEMPNKFAMTVRMPIGVCALITPWNFPVAIPCWKAMPALVCGNTVILKPAEDTPACATKLIEIFAAAGLPPGVINLVHGVGEEAGKALVEHPNIDLVSFTGSSATGAYVGETCGRTHKRVCLEMGGKNAQVVMEDADLELALDGALWGAFGTTGQRCTATSRLILHRDIKEKFTTMLRERTSQLRLGAGTEPETDIGPIINNRQLQRVHEYMNIAREEGAKILIGGEIVTEGQLKQGYFFQPTILDNVTPQMRVAREEIFGPVVALIEVSTFEEAIAILNDTKYGLSSSVYTRDINRAFVAMRDIEVGITYINGPTIGAEVHLPFGGVKQTGNGHREAGTTALDVFTEWKSVYVDFSGSLQRAQIDNRS